The bacterium region GGCCACGGCGTCGCGCCCGTCTTCACGGTCGAACGCCTCGCCGGCGATCCCCTGACCGCCTGCACCGGCCTCGGGCCGCTGCCCGACGCCTCCGCTCCCCGCGACATCCACCTCGGCATCTTCCACCCTCCGCGCGCCTGACCGACCCCCGATCGTCGTGACGATGGTCCGCTCGCCCGTGCGAGCGGTGGGTTCGGGCATTTGACGGAACGTCGCGCGGGGACCGCTCCCGGCCGCGTCGTTCCCGACAGGCGGGTGTGTCGAGATGCGGATCAAGCACGAGCATGTCCTCGCGGCGGGCTTCGTCCTGCTGTGCGCGGTCACGGCGGGCGCCGAGACTGCGATGATCGAGACTGCGGTGATCGAGATCACCTGGTCCGGCATCGCCGACCTGGTCGACGAGCACCCCCTGCTCGCGGCGGGGGAGCAGGGGATCCTGGCGGCGCGGGGCGCGGTCGACGCCGCGGGCGCGCGGCCCAACCCGACGCTGGAGGCGGCCCTGGGCCGGGTGCGCGAGCGCCCCGGCGAACCGTTCGGCCGGCAGTGGGACCTCTCGCTGACGTTGCCGCTGGACTGGCTGTCGCGGCGCTCGCCGCGCCTGGACGTAGCGCGGGCGGACCTCGACGCCGCCGCGGCCGAGCACGAGACGATCCGGCGCGACGTCCTGCTGGAGCTGCGCACGCAGTTCTGGAACCTCGTCCACGACCAGCGGCAGGTCGTGGTGGTGGAGGAGCTGGCGCGGGAGACGGCGAACCTGGCGTCGGCCGTGGGCCGCCGCGTGGAGGCGGGCGAGGTGCGGCCCGTCGAGGGGACGCAGGCCGAGATCGAACGGGAGCTGGTCGACGGCGAGCTGGCGGCGGCGCGGACCGCGCTGGCCTCCCGGCAGGCGCAGCTCGCGCTCTGGCTCGGCGCGCCGCCGGGTGCGACGATCGTCGCCGTCGCCGATCTGGAGGCGCTGTCCGAACCGCCGGATCCCGGCGCCGGGAGCGGCGGGGACATCTCTGGAAATATTGCCGGGCAGCCCGCGCTGCGGCTCGAGGCGGCCCGCGTGCGCGCCCTCGCCGCCGAACTCTCGGCCGAGCGGCGCGAGCGCCTGCCGGCGTTCTCGCTGATGGCCTACACCTCCCGCGAGCTGGACCAGCGCGCCCGAGGCGGCGGGATCGCCGTCGACCTGCCCCTGTGGGATTGGAACTCCGGCGGCATCGCGCGGGCGCAGGCGCAGCTCGCCGCCGGCCTCAGCCGGGAAGAGGCCCGGCGCCGCGCCTTCGCGGCGGAGATCGTCGCGGCCGTCGCCGCCTGCCGCACCTCGTTCGAGACCGCCTCGCGCCTCGCCGCGGGCGTCGTCCCGCGTTCCGCATCCGCCGCCGCCGTCATCGAGAAGACCTACCTGTCGGGCGAGACCGGCCTCTTGGAGGTGATCGACGCGCGGCGCACGCTGCTCGCGTCGCACCGCCGGCTGCTGGACGCGCTCGCCCAAGCCCAGATCGACCACTGCCGCCTGCGGGCGCTGATCGGGGAGGAGCTCCCGTGAACATCCGCCACCTGTCGATGATCGCCGCCCTCGGGATCCTGCCGGCCTTCGCGGTCGTGTCCTGCGATCGGTCCTCGCCGCCGCCCGACGTCGAAGCGCTCGCGGCGGAGACGCCGGACCACGAGCACGAGGACGCGGCGGAGGTTTCCGACCTGGACCGCCCGGTCGAGGAGCTGTTCGCCGCCGACTGCGAGCACCTGGTCAAGATGTTCGCCTGCGACGAGTGCCGCTACGAGGTCGGCGTCGCGCGCGTGCCGGCGAGCCTGGTCGAGGGCGGGCTCGTCGCGACCGTCCGCGCCGAACCGCGCGCCGTGGACGTCGCGGTGCCGCTGACCGGCGAGGTCCGCTACGACGAGCGGCGCGTGGGCCACGTCGGCACGCTCGTGGAGGGGGTCGTCACGACGGTCCACCACGAGCTGGGCGACCGGGAGCGGCGCGGGCAGCCGCTCGCGTCGCTCGAGTGCGCGGCGGTCGGGGAGGCGCAGGCCGAACACCTCGCGGCGCAGGGGATGCTGGACCTGGCCCGACGCAACCTGGAGCGGGTCGCCGGCCTGCGCCGGGAGGCCATCGCTTCCGAGAAGGAGTTCCTGCTGGCGCAGCAGGAAGCGGACGCCGCGCGGATCCGCGCCGACGGGGCCCGCGGCCAGCTCACGCGCTTCGGCATGTCGGAGGCGGCGGTGCGCGACCTCGCCGACGGCAAGGGGCTCGGCAGGCTCGTCCTGCGCTCCCCCCTGGACGGCGCCGTGCTGGCCATGCACGCCGTGCCCGGCGAGGTGGCCGGGACCGGGTCGCCCCTGTTCACGGTCGGCGACCACGCCGTCGTCTGGGTGTGGGCGGACCTCTACGAACGCGACCTCGCGACCGTCGCCGGCGCGCAGGCGTCGCTGAAGCTGGCGGCGACGGTCGCGGTCAAGGCCTACCCGGGCGCGTCGTTCGCCGGGACCGTGGATCTCGTCGGCCTGTCCATGGACGAGTCCTCGCGCACGGTGAAGGTGCGCGTGGAGGTGCCGAACCCGGACGGGCGCCTGCTGGCCGGCATGTTCGCCGACGTGGCGCTGCACCTGCCCGGGACCGAAGCGGTCCTGGCCGTGCCGCCGGCGGCCGTCCTGGAGGACGAGGGCCGCGAGTTCGTGTTCGTCCACCACCACGACGACTACTACGTGCGCCGGCCGGTGAGGACCGGCCGCGCCGCCGCGGGCTGGGTCGAGGTCCTGTCCGGGCTCGACCCGGGGCGGACCGTGGTGGCCGAGGGCGCCTTTCTTCTGAAGTCCGACGTGCTGCGCGCCAAGATGGGCGCCGGCTGCGCCGACTGACACCGGGAGCGATCATGCGAACCGTGACCCTGTTGCTGAACAACCGCCTGCTGGTGCTGCTGGCGACGGCGGTGCTGGTCGCCGCCGGCGTCGTCGCCTGGCTGCACCTGCCCATCGACGCCTTCCCGGACGTGACCAACACCCAGGTGGTGGTCATCTCCCAGGCCCCGGGCTTCGCCGCGGTCGACGTGGAGGCGCGGGTCAGCTACCCCATCGAGCAGGTCATGCGCGGCCTGCCGCGCGTGCAGCAGGTGCGCTCGCTGTCGCGGGCCGGCCTGTCGCAGGTGGTGATCGTGTTCGAGGACGGGGCCGACACCTACTGGACGCGGCAGGTGGTGTTCGAGCGCCTGGACGCGGCCCGCGAGCAGCTCCCGCCGGGCGTCGAGCCGGAGCTGGGCCCCATCTCGACCGGCCTGGGCGAGATCTACCAGTACACGCTCGAGGGCGACGACGAGACCGCGATGGAGCTGCGCACGATCCAGGACTGGCTCGTCGCGCCCTGGCTGAAGCCCATCCCCGGCGTCAACGAGGTCAACAGCTTCGGCGGCGAGGTGAAGCAGTACCAGGTCCTGGTCTCGCCGGAGAAGCTGCTGAAGTACGGCCTGACCGTGAACGACGTCGTCGAGGCCGTCGAGCAGGGCAACGCCAACTCCGGCGGCGGCGTGGTCGTGCGCGGCTGGGAGCAGATGTACCTGCGCGGCGTGGGGCTGCTGCGCGACATCCCGGACCTCGAGAGCGTCGTGCTGGAGGCCGAGGACGGGGCGCCCGTCTGCCTGCGGGACGTCGCGGAGGTGGTCATCGGCGCCGAGCCCCGGCAGGGCGCGGTCTCCCGCGACGGCCGGGGCGAAGTGGTGGCCGGCATGATCATCATGCTCAAGGGCGAGAACGCCAAGGACGTGGTGGGCCGGGTCCAGGACGCGGTCGCCGAGCTCCAGGGGGCGCTGCCCGAGGGGGTCCGCCTCGACGTCTTCTACGACCGCACCTCGCTGATCGAGGCCTGCATCCACACCGTGGTCAACGCGCTGCTCGAGGGCGGCATCTTCGTCATCCTGGTGCTGTTCCTGTTCGTCGCCGAACTGCGCTCCGCGCTGATCGTCGTGGCCTCGCTGCCGCTCACCTTCCTGGTGACCTTCATCCTCATGGGCTCCGCGGGGATCACCTCCAACCTCATGAGCCTCGGCGGCCTGGCCTTCTCCGTCGGCATGGTCGTGGACGCTTCGATCGTGGTGGTGGAGAACTCCCGCCGCCACCTGGCGCACCTGACCGATCCCGCCTCGAGGAGGCGGGCGGTCGCCGAAGCCGTGGTCGAGGTGGCGAAGCCCGTCGCCTTCTCGGTGCTGATCATCGCGGTCATCCTGGTGCCGCTGTTCACGCTGCAGGGGATCGAGGGCAAGATGTTCGCGCCGCTGGCCGCGACGATGCTCATCGCCCTCTTGGTCTCGCTCGTGGTGGCGTTCACGATCATCCCCGTCCTGGGGGAGCGGTTCCTGAACCAGGGCCCCGAGCGGGAGTTCGGCTTCATCCGCCGCTTCCACCGCGGCTACGTGCGCCTGCTCGGTCGCGCCGTGCGGCGGCCCGCGCTGACGCTCGGGATCTCCGGTGCCGTGCTCGTCGCCTCGCTGGCGCTCGTCCCGCTGGTGGGCACCGAGTTCATGCCGCCGCTGGACGAGGGGGCGCTCGCCGTGAACGTGGTGCGGCTGCCCAACGCCTCGCTGGACGGGTCGGTGCGCGTCGCCGGCTTCATGGAGGAGCGCCTGCGGAAGTTCCCCGAGGTCGAGACGGTGGTCAGCAAGACGGGCCGCGCCGAGATCTCGGAGGACCCGATGGGCCCGGAGCAGACCGACGTCTTCATCATGCTGAAGCCGCGCAAGGAGTGGGACACCGGGCGCGACCGGGCCGGGCTCGTGGACGCCATCCAGAAGGACCTCTCCGAGATCCCGGGGCTGCGCTTCTCCTTCTCGCAGCCGATCGCGCTGCGGGTGAACGAGCTGATCTCCGGCGTGAAGAGCGACCTCGCGGTCAAGGTCTTCGGTCCCGACCTCGAGGTGCTGAAGTCGTTCGCGGACCGCGCGGCCGCCGTGCTGCAGGGGGTCGAGGGCGCCCGGGACGTGAAGGTGGAGCAGGTGTCCGGCATGTCGCAGATCGACGTGGTGATCGACCGCCAAGCCGTGGCGCGGCACGGCATCCGGATCGCCGACGTCAACGCTGCCATCGAGACGGCGGTCGCCGGCAGGTCGGCCACGACCCTGATCGAGGGGCAGCGGCGCATCGCCGTGGTCGTGCGCTTCCCGGAGGCGGCCCGCAACAGCATCCCCGTGCTCGAGCGGCTGCTGATCGCGGCCCCGGGCGGGGAGCGGGTGCCGCTGGCGCAGATCGCCGACTTCGCGGTCGTCGAGGCGCCGGCGCAGGTGAGCCGCGAGAACGGCATGCGCCGCGTGGTGGCCGAAGTCAACATCCGCGGCCGCGACCTCGGCGGCTTCGTGTCCGAGGCCCGGGCGCGCCTCGCGCCGCTGGTGGCGGAGCTTCCGGTCGGCTACCACGTCGAGTACGGCGGGCAGTTCGAGAACCAGCAGCGGGCCATGCGCCAGCTCGCGGTCGTCGTGCCGGTGGCGCTGCTGCTCATCATGGTCCTGCTCTACCTGGCGCTGGGTTCGTTCCGGAACTCCCTGCTGGTGCTGCTCAACCTGCCCTTCGCGCTCGTCGGCGGCGTGATCGCCGTCGTGGTCTTCGGGATGCCCGTGTCGGTGTCCGCGGCGGTCGCCTTCATCGTCCTGCTCGGCATCGCCGTGCAGAACGGGGTGGTGCTGGTGGCGTTCTTCCGGCAGCTGCAGGAGCGGGGCGAGACGGTGGCCGACGCGGTGATCGACGGCTGCGACCTGCGGTTCCGGCCGCTGCTGATGACCGCCCTCGCGAGCTTCATCGGGCACCTGCCCATGCTCTACGCGACGGGCTCGGGCGCCGACATCCAGAAGCCGCTGGCGGTGGTGGTGATGGGCGGGCTGGTGACCTCGACGCTGCTGACGCTGATCGTGCTGCCGACGCTCTACGCGCTGGTGGAGACCCGCCGCACCGGCAGATGACGGCGGGTCTCCGTGACGGCGGGTCTCCGACGGCGCGCTAGGCCGCGGCGGGGGGCGTGGGCGCCGGGCGGGCGGCCAGCTCGCGGTCGAGCATGAACAGGCCCGGCCCGTTGCCGCCCATCATCGCCAGCTTGCCCAGGATGGCCTCGACGGCGGCCTCCTCCTCGACCTGCTCGCTGATGAACCACTGCAGCGTGATGTTGGTGGCGAAGTCGTTCTCCTTCATGGCCAGACCCGCGAGGTTGTTGATGTTCTCGGTCATGTGGCGCTCGTGGGCCAGCGCGGCCTCGAACATCGCCGTGGGGTCGGCCCACTCCGTGTCGGGCTGGGGGATGGCCCGCAGCAGGGCGTGGCCGCCGGTGGCGTGGACGTAGTCGAAGAACTTCATGGCGTGCTGCAGCTCTTCCTGCGCCTGCATGCGCATCCAGTGCGCGAACCCCTCGTAATTGCGGGCCTGCGACCAGGCGGACATGGCCAGGTACAGGTAGCCGGAATAGAATTCGGCCTGGATCTGCTCGTTCAGGGCCTTCTGGATCCTCTCCTTCAACACGGCGGGTCTCCTTGCTCGGGGGTCGCGGGGGCGGGTCACCCCCACAAGGTAGGACCGAGCCGGAGCACCGTCACGGAAAAAGCCGCCGGACCCCAATGGGGCGTTGCTCCGGCGGCTAAATCTTGATATTCGTGTTCAGGTGCGCGGGTGGCGGCACCCGGGATTCGTGCCGATCATGGGCCGCGCCGCCGCACAGCCGGCGATGCCCGCCTGAACCTGCCCGGTCCCCGCCGGATCGGTCGTCTTCTCGCGCCCCCCGCCGCCGTGCGGGGCAGCGGCCCCCCTGCGGGCCTGGAAAGGAACGATTCCATGCCGATGAAGGAACTCGACACCTTCCGCGTCTCCTACCTCTCCATCCTGGACGAGGACGCGAACGTGGACAAGGATCTCGAGCCGAAGCTGAAGAAGCCCGAGCTGATCGAACTCTACCGCCAGATGGTCTGGGCGCGCCGCACCGACGAGCGCATGCTCAAGCTCCAGCGGCAGGGGCGCATCGGCACCTTCGGGCCGAGCACGGGCCAGGAGGCGGCCCAGTGCGCCGTCGCCTTCGCCATGAGGAAGCAGGACTGGTTCGCCGGCGCCTTCCGCGAGCACGGCGTGCGCCTGCTGCGCGGCGAGAGCCTCACCCGGCAGCTCGTCTACTACAACGGCCAGGAAGAGGGCAACATCAACGAGGGGTCGGCCAACCCGCGCAACCTGCCCATCTCGGTGATCGTGGGCGCGCAGCCCCTG contains the following coding sequences:
- a CDS encoding TolC family protein; this translates as MRIKHEHVLAAGFVLLCAVTAGAETAMIETAVIEITWSGIADLVDEHPLLAAGEQGILAARGAVDAAGARPNPTLEAALGRVRERPGEPFGRQWDLSLTLPLDWLSRRSPRLDVARADLDAAAAEHETIRRDVLLELRTQFWNLVHDQRQVVVVEELARETANLASAVGRRVEAGEVRPVEGTQAEIERELVDGELAAARTALASRQAQLALWLGAPPGATIVAVADLEALSEPPDPGAGSGGDISGNIAGQPALRLEAARVRALAAELSAERRERLPAFSLMAYTSRELDQRARGGGIAVDLPLWDWNSGGIARAQAQLAAGLSREEARRRAFAAEIVAAVAACRTSFETASRLAAGVVPRSASAAAVIEKTYLSGETGLLEVIDARRTLLASHRRLLDALAQAQIDHCRLRALIGEELP
- a CDS encoding efflux RND transporter periplasmic adaptor subunit, producing MNIRHLSMIAALGILPAFAVVSCDRSSPPPDVEALAAETPDHEHEDAAEVSDLDRPVEELFAADCEHLVKMFACDECRYEVGVARVPASLVEGGLVATVRAEPRAVDVAVPLTGEVRYDERRVGHVGTLVEGVVTTVHHELGDRERRGQPLASLECAAVGEAQAEHLAAQGMLDLARRNLERVAGLRREAIASEKEFLLAQQEADAARIRADGARGQLTRFGMSEAAVRDLADGKGLGRLVLRSPLDGAVLAMHAVPGEVAGTGSPLFTVGDHAVVWVWADLYERDLATVAGAQASLKLAATVAVKAYPGASFAGTVDLVGLSMDESSRTVKVRVEVPNPDGRLLAGMFADVALHLPGTEAVLAVPPAAVLEDEGREFVFVHHHDDYYVRRPVRTGRAAAGWVEVLSGLDPGRTVVAEGAFLLKSDVLRAKMGAGCAD
- a CDS encoding CusA/CzcA family heavy metal efflux RND transporter, with amino-acid sequence MRTVTLLLNNRLLVLLATAVLVAAGVVAWLHLPIDAFPDVTNTQVVVISQAPGFAAVDVEARVSYPIEQVMRGLPRVQQVRSLSRAGLSQVVIVFEDGADTYWTRQVVFERLDAAREQLPPGVEPELGPISTGLGEIYQYTLEGDDETAMELRTIQDWLVAPWLKPIPGVNEVNSFGGEVKQYQVLVSPEKLLKYGLTVNDVVEAVEQGNANSGGGVVVRGWEQMYLRGVGLLRDIPDLESVVLEAEDGAPVCLRDVAEVVIGAEPRQGAVSRDGRGEVVAGMIIMLKGENAKDVVGRVQDAVAELQGALPEGVRLDVFYDRTSLIEACIHTVVNALLEGGIFVILVLFLFVAELRSALIVVASLPLTFLVTFILMGSAGITSNLMSLGGLAFSVGMVVDASIVVVENSRRHLAHLTDPASRRRAVAEAVVEVAKPVAFSVLIIAVILVPLFTLQGIEGKMFAPLAATMLIALLVSLVVAFTIIPVLGERFLNQGPEREFGFIRRFHRGYVRLLGRAVRRPALTLGISGAVLVASLALVPLVGTEFMPPLDEGALAVNVVRLPNASLDGSVRVAGFMEERLRKFPEVETVVSKTGRAEISEDPMGPEQTDVFIMLKPRKEWDTGRDRAGLVDAIQKDLSEIPGLRFSFSQPIALRVNELISGVKSDLAVKVFGPDLEVLKSFADRAAAVLQGVEGARDVKVEQVSGMSQIDVVIDRQAVARHGIRIADVNAAIETAVAGRSATTLIEGQRRIAVVVRFPEAARNSIPVLERLLIAAPGGERVPLAQIADFAVVEAPAQVSRENGMRRVVAEVNIRGRDLGGFVSEARARLAPLVAELPVGYHVEYGGQFENQQRAMRQLAVVVPVALLLIMVLLYLALGSFRNSLLVLLNLPFALVGGVIAVVVFGMPVSVSAAVAFIVLLGIAVQNGVVLVAFFRQLQERGETVADAVIDGCDLRFRPLLMTALASFIGHLPMLYATGSGADIQKPLAVVVMGGLVTSTLLTLIVLPTLYALVETRRTGR
- a CDS encoding ferritin, with product MLKERIQKALNEQIQAEFYSGYLYLAMSAWSQARNYEGFAHWMRMQAQEELQHAMKFFDYVHATGGHALLRAIPQPDTEWADPTAMFEAALAHERHMTENINNLAGLAMKENDFATNITLQWFISEQVEEEAAVEAILGKLAMMGGNGPGLFMLDRELAARPAPTPPAAA